The Suricata suricatta isolate VVHF042 chromosome 3, meerkat_22Aug2017_6uvM2_HiC, whole genome shotgun sequence genome contains the following window.
TCACAAACAATTATTTAATGTGTGCCATTCATCATCTCTCTGCTGGTCAATGCAATTCAATTTCTATGGGCCTGCTATACTAAAAACTAAATGCACTGATCTTTAAAATGATACTGTCACTTAGATAAAACTAAAGACAATCACAACGTTTTAACCTTATTTGCACCCTCAttcaaataaactttcaaaaatttgATATTTATGAAGTAATTAGAAATCTAAACACTGAATATTTGAGGATATTAAgcaattcttgttttaaaaattatgctgacTGTATTAtggctatatttaaaataagtataatattttacatgctaaaatttttatgaaataaatattatccCAGGATGTGCTTCAGAATAATAATggtaaaaaggaaagtaaaatgtaTGGCAGTACGGATGAAACAAGACTGACCATGAGATGATGGTTCATGTCACAAGGTGGTAGGCTAATTGTACTTCTTGGTCTACTTTTGTGTATGcctgaaaaaagataaaatacaaccatctccaccaaaaaaaaaaaaaaaaaaaaaaaaaagaaaaaagaaaaggaaaaaaagggaaaaaaaaagtaaagagagaagTTAATTTATGGAGATTTTGCCTACTGATGTTAATATggtaattattcttttaaattgagGGTGTGTTTATAAGActgaataagcaaatgaaaaagtaaaaaaaaaccaaaaacaactgGTCTAATATCCATGTAGTTTGTCAATCTAATTGattacatttaaattgtttttccagATGTTTCATATAATATTGATAAGCCCTAGATAAGAATACATGATTGGAAGTACAATTCCACTCTTTCATTTTCTGGTGGACTAGATCACTTAAGACATAGTACTTTGTATTTATAGTAGGTGCCCTATAAACACtgatcatattattttatatttatttagatcaTCTGATCTAAAGATGGCAAGTAATAGATAGCTACTTTAATCAAAGACAGATCAAACCACCTATTTACCTACCAAAAAACCCACCATAGTTTATTAGTtgccaacaaataaaaaaaagattttataaggAAACCTTGAGTTATACTAACTAGGGATAGCATTAACTGCACTAAACCGAATCTGCaaaaatagtgaaatttttaTACTATGTTACATATTTTGAGGACCAATTTAAAAAGGGGAATGGTCAAGATATTTCTTAAAACCACCACTGCTAAAGGTGTTCTAATGcataagctttaaaaagagaCGGTCCTGTCATAGAaagattatttaatataaaataagaaatggaaaaaaatagttttaaattaagaatGGAAAACCTTGAACTTTAAATTTCAATAAGACAGTAGTTAAGGCtcataccaaaaacaaaacacaaaacactaaaaacctctaaatttaaaaaaatgatgccaAAATAGGTACTCTAGCCAAACCAAAAGGTATTTTCCATTCTGCTTTTCCATAAATaagaagtttaaatttttttaaacccagtgAGTCATATAGAATGGAAATATCTCAGCATCAGTTCACATGAAAGCTCTGGAAACTTACTTCAGTTTTTCCTCTTCACTCAATGTCTTCCACAGTTCTTCAATTTGTGCTGTTGCATCCTCCAACTTTTCTGTGAGAAACTGAGCACGATGATCTTGAACAAAAAGGGCTCTTGCTGACATGGGTTTCTTGATTACGTGATTGCTAATTAAATCATAAGCTGTAAGCTGTCCAGATTTGTTGTCTaccacatttgtttttttgttacaGGAACCTTCACTGAGAGTCTTTTGTTCAGGGCTTGGAGAAGTATTATTACTTAGTTTACATGCTGAACTTTCTTGAGGCACTAAAATTTTCACGGGTTCAATGTTTTCTCCCActgaatttttaagtgtatttcccTTGCTCCAGTCATCTGCACAGATTTCCAAAGACTTCTTAGGCCCTGCTGCTTCCTCATTTTTCCCACTCTCATCTCTATCACTTTTACTACCATTTTCTGATTGGGTGTGCTTAACAGAACCTACAAAACAAGGTTCACTACATTCCTTCTGGGCATCCTCACATGATAAATTATTCACTGGGATCTCCTGAAATGTATTTCTAGTGTTCTTATCAATGTAAGAATTTTCActattaaaattatcattataatAGTCATCAACAGGTAGCTGATGACTTAAGCAATAATTAGTGTTTTCACCAGATTCATCATTATGCACATCACTTTGGAAAGGAATGGCTGAAGTATCAACATTTGGATAATTATTTCCAGATGACTCCATCTTATTAAAAAGCACATCTGTTTCTGTTGGATTACTAACAACCATGTCAGCTGAGGAAacatctgttttattattttcatttgtaccaGGTAGGGATCCATAACAGGTCGTCATCAGATTTTCAAGAGCAATTAAAACAGATTCCTAAAACATAAATTAACAAATGTTATGGAAAATTATGAAGATAAAAAATtggctatttaaaataatatttaaaaatacaaataaactctCCCACATGAAAATGGTTAGAGCTGCATAAGATTGtaaataacataaatgaaaacaaaattatcccCAAATTACCTTATTCTGTAATAATACTTGACTTTTATCTGGTGTTAAATTTACATCCACATCAGCTGTAGGAACAtcaattttcagaaagaaaatgggataCAAACGAGTGGATTCCTTTAGGCACTTCAGATTATAATAATGTCGGATtagctagaaataaaaataccatgtaTATAAGGATAGTATTGCCATCCTTAAATACAACCATAAAGAAGTACAGTAAGCTGAGAAACTGAGTGGATATAACTGCTTATTGGGAAAAGCAGCATCTAAATGGTAATACTCATTTAGAGCCCTTGAAGTTACATTAAGCAAAGTGTATTCATTAGGAAGtacaaaatattcaaagtaaGTAGCTTTCCAGTTAAAAGATCATAGTATCATCAATGCTATCAAAGTCCCAGGTTCAAATCCAAACTGTTACTGCCTGGCTACAATGGGCTAAGAAAGTCACTAAcatttcagtttcctcactaTAAATAAGAATAACATTCCATCATAGAATTATTGTGAAGTCCTATGTAAGACACCTAGCacaatgcttaaaaaatattactgtatctctttttcttttccttattttagagCAAATCCTTAGAAGTAGTCCTCATAACAAGCTGACAAATGACAGACCTAGTTTTAATTTCTGATCTGagtaatactttttttctaaaatagattaCCTTTAATATGTCTTTTTGATGTATTGGTCGACTGTTTATAAAGATAAAACTCCTTTCTGGGGTTGAAAGACTTGTAAAAGAGTGATCTGCATCGTGCTTTGGAAGAAATCCACTTAGATAAATctgtaattataataaataattacagagTCAATATGCATTGTCAACAATGACAGTGGTTCCAGAGGTCTGGCTATATAcaagagatataaaaaaattaaatggattttCACCTTACGGTCTCAAGAGTTAATATACTTGCTGATAACCATGTCTTGAACATTAACCTTAAGTGAAATACTGAAGCATATTACATTGGTGTTCTCAGTCTCTTACTCTCTTCCGCCAActctattttaaggaaaaattagcATTCATAAAAGATTCATGAATGAGCATATGCCTTACTGTCACAGGCATACAACATAAATACTGCTCTCTGTTCAACCCTATcttctttagattttaaaaatgtcttttaacatgtaaaaattctTCATACTGTAACTTTCTTTTAGCTGTTTGTCCTTCTCTTTTTAGTCAGCTCTTCCTGGAGAGAAGTGACCGATTTCTATCTTTATTCTGAGCGTCCTGTGAGTCCATCTGACTGAGTTTTCATTTCTCAATTAAGAATCTCTTTTACTCTTTGACAGTGATTgcaatactttattttcatttttgtctagAGAACCTATCTACAACCAAACcaattatttttaggttttctctattttgcaaatgtatgaagaggagagagaatagaTGAAGGATACTAGAAAAAAATACCAGACCGAAGAGAAAGACTGAGGAgataaaaggcaaggaaaatgctcctagttttaaaagttaatatagaGAATTGTTAAGACTATAGGATAGAGCCAGACTGACTTTTAAATCTCAGCTCCACTACTTACTATGGGACCTTGGtcaagttatttaaaatacaggCCTATACTCTCTTACATGAAACAACTAGAAACAGAAGTATTTATATTAACCTGTTAAGAAACACTAATAGTAAAAGCTCAGCTTAGGTTTAGGAAAGTGAGAGAGTAAGTAGAGATGCTATTTTTAGGTAAGCAGAAACCATGAGGCTCTTCACCAACATAGTGAGCAGGCTGCCATCTAAGTCTATGGCTAACCCTACCCTTGGATATAGGTGTTTAAGGAGCTGCATTACCAATTTTAGAACACTAAGTGCATTACTGTCACAGTGCCAAAGTgtgccaatttaaaaaataaaataaagctggatAATCCATTACAAAATACTACTTAATTACTGTAAAACTTCACAGCATTTATAAATGGTTGTATCATTTACCAGGTAACTTGAGACCCTTATTTAAGCACCTGCTGAGCATCAGGAAGCACCTGTTTAGTCTCTGAAAGACTTACTGTGTTTGtggacttaaaacaaaaaaaccctgcccCAAATAGGtaaggatgaaaaataaaacaaagaaaaaactggtAATACtgctaatgttttctttttataccaTCTTAGTTGTCCACtgaataattattactattaccaAATACTGAGCTTCAAAAATGGTTTAGGATAATCTTAGGAACTAACAAAGTATTAAGttatacaaaaaagtaaaatcaaagaatAGTCTTAAAGtgctctaaaaatgaaaaacagggcAGTTTATGGAAAAAGAATGTCTGTTAGAGACCAAATAAAAAATTCTACTATACAGGACTTCTACCTAAGTATTCCTCaacctggaaagaaaaacaaaaatgaaaagcaaaatataaacaaatacttcTCCCCTGATTGCTCTTCAACTATagacctctccctccttccccttcataTCCAACCTCCTATAATCTGGCTTCCACTAAAACTCCATAACCATCTCCAATGGACACTTAgtccgctttttttttttttttttactctctgcAGATCCTGACACCAATGacaattctttcatttgggaagcATCACTCTATCTCACCTTCTCTTTTGATCTTTCTGCTTACTCCCTGACACTTCTCTTAGTCTGGTTTGCTGATTTCTCTTCATTTGCTTACTGCCTATAAAAGATGATGGTCCCAAATTCTACCATCAGAGCTTTTTCTTGGTCTCTATTCTCCAAGCAGTATCATTCACATCTATATACACATACCAGTAATACTAAGATAAAGATGTACAGCCTGCATTTCTTTTACCcccaaatgctttttatttttaactagctGTCACAAAAATCATCTCAATCTCAACAAACTCaaaacttgataaaatatttcaCCCTCTTGTTGTCCTGCTGTATTATTGGTTCCTCCTATATTCCCTTAGCATGATAATAAGCCCTGCCACCTACCAATCTGTCAAATCTATCTCCTTTCCTCTACTCTGATTCTGTCAAGTAACCCTGACTGGTGTCCTAACAGTAGTCTCCTCTTTCAGTAAGCCTCAAGAACACCAGAGAGTTCTATTTCTAAAGTAATAATTTGAGTACTTCTCCTCAGGACAGTGGAGTAAGTTCAGAAAGGGACTCCCTTCCCCGAGTCCCAACTGGAAATACATAGCAGTGATAGATAAAATCAACTTttacaaaaatttcaaaagactGAACCATTTAACAGACAAACATAAAGATGTTACGGATGCAAACCATAACAGAAAGTTATGGCTGAAATCAAAGCACTATGTGCTCTAGGATCACAAACTAgctgtcaggaaaaaaaaattgtaactatgtgtggtaaTGGAtgtaactaaacttactgtggtgatcattttgtaatatatacatataacaaatcACTTTGTTGTATATTGTTATATACAATATactatatctcaatttaaaaaaccccatcTATGTcagctggaatttaaattctGATGTGGAAATAGGGACAGAAAATACATACAAGGCAACAGATGAAAATCAATCTTTCCATATGAAACAGACTGCTGATCcactcctttctccccctcaaaaatgCTTCAAAATACTGTGACCACTGTTTGTGGACCTGCTTGCAAGGGTTACAGGAAAGAGCATGGATAACTGCAAAATCAAGAGTAAAGTTAAGCCAAGTCAGCTAGGAAAAGGGGTCTGTAAAATCCTGGCAGGATGAAAGGCATGAACTACTAATATTAGCACCTGGTTTTAAAATGGGGTCTAGAGGTTGGTGGTATCTGCCAAACCACAGGGAGGAAGAAAGTGGAGtgggtaaaaacaaaataacaaaaacaataaacctACATTCATGATGATTGtgcaaattaaaatttcaaagcatGTAAAAtagcagagaatgagagaatattCCCCCAGGAAAGTAGAAATGGCATAGCAATATGAAAAGAACTTTGAAATTGATATGTGTACCATACTTtcaaaagagtaaagaaaaaacaggggtacctgggtggctcagctgggtaagcatccaactttttatCTCAGctcaagactttttttcttaatgtttattcatttttgagaaagacagagcacaagcagaggagggtcagagagagaggaaaacacagaatctgaagcagccttcaggctctgagctgacaacacagagcccgacgtggggctcaaactaaaagattgcaagatcatgacctgagccaaagttggatgctcaactgactgagccacccaggtgtcccatagcTATAATTAGGTttagaagagaagaggaaatgaataaaatctgaATCCTGGAAATACAcagatttggaaataaaaatcaggCAGCACTGAGAAATTCACCAAGAACTTAGCATGGAATAATACCCAGAGAAGACAgatgtcaaagaagaaaaataaaacaaaaaacaaacttaaaacaaaataaaagtttaagagcTCCCTTAACCCAACAAAGCTACACTGGGAAACTCCTAATAAATGCTACCACAGCAGCTGTACAGCTGGGTATACACCACCCACAATTAAGAGATTCTACAACATGGAGTGGCTTTTGTTAAGATAGGGACCCTCAACATTGTGGgaacagatataaataaatgaccaaTGACCAATGCATTTGCCATCCCAGTACAGTGAAGAGGCCTTGGTGGCCAAGTAACAGGGATAGAAGTGAGgtgtgttggggggggaggggcggggagaacTACTAGCAGTTGACAAACAACTTACTGCTTTTGGCCAGGAATGAGAATGGGTCAAAGATAGGACAACCCTGCTTACAAGCCCAGAAATCATGGAATGGTGATGAGTAGCTATTGGCAACATAAATATAACACCTATTTAAATATGCAGTAAGTACACAAATAGAACAGGGATTTGGTTAGATAATCATTCTGACTAGAGACCCACTCAAAAGTTTAATATTCTGACAACCTGTGGAACTGGAACTATTCAGCAACACAACCATTCCAAATTCCTCTGTTCCTCCATGAAAGAATAACCACATGAAGGTGTAGCAAAAGTTTTGATATCCATGATGGATTACCAGCAGCCctcaagagaaaatttaaaaatcaatcgaCAAGCACAGATATGGCAACACATCTCAATACAGATCAAGAAAAAAACTCCCAATTGCAGAACTGACTAATGGGACAGTTCCAATTACACATGAAATCATCACTGACCAAGGTCTAAATCTGTTTTTCATACTTGAATGTGCACCTGGGATCTGGGgaccttgttaaaatgcatattctgatTCAGTATGTCTGGGACGAGGACAGAGATCCTTCGTTTCTAACAAGCATAGAACGCCAATGCTGCTGGTCTTCAGACCAAACTATGGCAGCTAGAATCTCTAGAATACAATACCAAAGTCTGGATCTCCTGTCATAAGCGTCCTGGGCTAACAGTTGTCAACAAAAGTCCCATGAAACCACAAGGAACACAAGGGAATTTATTGACCCAAGAGAATACTTTTACAATATCCCAAGTCAGCCACCATAACCAGACTAAGGTGGTACTAAGTCATACTGAAACTACCAAACAACTAGTAAGGGAGCTCTGAAAAATAGGAGCCATGTCAGATCATGGCCATGCTCCAGGCACTATAGCTAACCACTAAGGACAGCTTAAACTGTTCCTCAGGCAGAGAGAACATTAACTGAGTATAAGCTCTCATCTAagactaataaaataataacaattaagAAATCAATACTGCAAGAAAAGTAGAACTAGCAGTAGAAAAGAGATTTcaacaaattatgaaaaaagaagagTAGAACAGAGAAACCAAATGCCCAGCACAACAGAGAGCCTTCAGGCTCAAGGCCTCAGGTCAACAGACAAGCAAAAACAGATTCTATTTTATAGGCTCttctttaaagaaactgaatatgGATAATTATATACTCTTCTATAAAAACTGAATAAGGACAATTAATCTaattttctgctaaaaaaaaaaaaagagagagagagagacagaggaagaagaaagggaatggggggaagggagaagggaaaaactgaaataaatttccTGAGAACTAGAATAGTCAGTATGGGTATAATGTGCTAAGCCCCCACTCCATTATGGTATGACTCCCTCAGAGTCTGGGAACAGAACCAGGATCTTGATTAATACTCAACTGAAGCCTGACAGTCAATAAGCCCAGCCACAAACACTGAGTTCCCAATTAGATTTCCTATTCACACAAAAAGATGGCTTGGAGGAGAAAGgcctgaaaagtaaaacaaaactgacCTCCTAAGAAACAGAGATAATTTAAGgaacaaataactttaaaatggaaacaataccTAGTATCTCTAGAGAGATTCAAGATTTTGTATCCAAAAAAACAGAAGTTGTGAAAAAGTGGTAAACTTAAAAATGCTCTTGGAAATTAaacataaagctttaaaaatattcagaagggGTAAGAGAGGGTCAGACACCTCCAAATGCTtacagaaaaaagatgaaaaactggaaagaaagtgtaagagaaaaataagaggagATCCTAAATCAATAATAAGGAgtttaattaaaagagaaaaattatccATGTTATGACAGATGGAAGTACATAACCCAGAGCTGAAAAAGATAGGAGCTTTCAGATTCGATAGGTCTCACACCAAGTACTCAGAATCATAAGCAAATGTATAATAAAAGacacacatctacacacataTTTGAAAAACTGAACACAAAGATCCTAAaatgttcagaaagaaaaatacagatcaGCTAGAAAGAAAGAATCGAAATGTGTGCATCTTCCCATCAGACACAATGGTCAAAGATACTCAATGTCTTCAAAGTTCTGAAAAACTGTTTTCAATCTAGAATTCTACCTCGATACCAGACGATCAAagacaaagtacaaaataaagtCATTCTTGTACAAAAAAGTTTACTTCTCATGTCCCATATCTGTGGAAGTTAACTAAAGATGTATAtaagaaaaatcagaatgaatactgagaaagaggaaggcatgGGATATAAGAAATAGTGGAAACAACTAGTATTCCTATGAAAAAAATTCCAGTACAGGATAAGATCTGTGCAGAAAGTCTGACATGCGATCAGTCCAAATAAGAAATTGGGTTCTAAatctaatgattaaaaaaaaaatggaacagaatgaaTTACTAGCTATAGCTGGAGTAAGTAAAAGTGCTGGATTTTATTGCTGACACAATGAAGAAagtttcttcacttaaaaaaggGTAAAAACCAAACCttagaaattctagaaaaagcaaGAAACTATATAAGATAGTtcacagaaaaagcaaataaaaacatgacaaatTTTGAGCAATggataaaagaacaagaaaagatatTCTATTTAATTAGGATAATAGAAATATTCTCATTTGTATGGCATGGACACATACCATGGATTCTTAGGAAATGTAATCCTAGAACGATATTAGGCTTTGCAATGAAAATTATTTGTAGCCATagtaatatatttcatataagtttGCAACTTTTAGATTcaattttcaaacaaaaagatggaatacttaaaaatggttacaaaagaaaacaagtcatTAAGCTTGGTAACATAAAAGGAGAGTGGATACAAttgagagagggaagagcaagtAAAGGGAAGAGCTGGAGTTTATAACCTCATCTAGCATTACAGGAACTCAAGAAGCACTGTCTGAAGTTGAGAGATCAAGAAAAGGAAGATGGAGAAGATATTTAGAATGGGAGAGGGAAAACAAAGGTAAGAGAACTTAACTCTTCTTTCATAGTGAAATGTACGATACTAAAttgaaaatcattataaaaaacaatgtaacctcaatgcttaaaattaaaaacaaacaggaaagataaaaacaggaaGTAGGAATAGGAAGAGAGGATTAATATATGGTGTAAACGTTCTTTTCACCctatatatacatttaagaaaaatgttacaaGAACTTTTTGCCACCTcaaccccccaaaagaaaaatacctgAGTTTTACTGGTAAACCAGGATTATTAAAGAACACTTTGTTACATACTTGAGATTCTTCACAGTGGTACTGAAAGGATTCCATGTTGCCCATAACAGCAGTCCCCAGAACAGACATGAGAGCCATCTTATGATCAGACACTCTAGTTTTCTGCCAAATAACTGCCTAAGGACAAAAGGACACAGacaaatttgaatataatttagATTTACTAAACTCAAGTACTTACaccatttatttctgtatttagcATCCATTCCCAGCTCGTATTTTCAGTATCATTTAGAGGAGACCGCATAGGCCATAAAGTCAGTCAGAACTCTGGTTCTGAATTTTAGTAACCGTATATAGTACAGTATGAAATCTAGTTAACTTCCCCTAACTTCAGTGTTCTTTTCTCTACAAGATGACTAAGAATATTTATCACCCAGAATTGTTGAAAGATGAAAGTACACAATGTAGGCAAACACAAAGGCCAGTACCTAAtcctaaagtttaaaatatatacttgagtatatttaaattaaattgctAAGCTGTAAGATTTCTGTAAAtagacaaacatataaaaatttggGATAATGCATGCTTAATTAGCTTTGTAATTACCTTTCATATACAGAACACTTAAAAAAGTTAAGTGAACCTCACAGACATAAAAGTTGAATAATGAGCCcattttttcttcattggaaATATGCAGCAGGGTAGTTTAAAAGAAACATAGTCCAAAGAGACTGACTGAAGTTTGACTATGAAGTGCACTATCAGGTATATATATTGCAGTTTCTTCAGTTAATAAGATACAGTTATAGTCAAATCTCTGGAGAAGCCATCAATACAGTCATAAgctgttcattcaacaaatatttacatggCACTTCCTAAATCCTGAGAAAAATGTGTAAAGGATCTAGGAAAGGAGAGTAAATGAAGCCAAATTTCAATGACTGAATAGTCATTATAGGaagaacatacaaaaaaaaaaaaaagaacccagacaGTATTTCAGAAAGTCTGGCTATAGGGGTTTCTGaggggctcacttggttaagtgtccaactcttgatttcagttcaggtcgtgatttcacagttcatgagactgagtcccatgtcaggctctgcattgacagtgtggagcctgtttgggattctctctctctgctcctccctgactcatgcatatactctctctcattttctctctctcaaaataaataaacatttagacaGTATGGCTATAAAGTGAAAGCAGATAGAGCAATAATCGAGGCAGGTGTGGATCAAGGGTGGGGCTTAATATGACACACTTGAATCAGAAACAATGAAGAAGAATGGGTACACAAACAAGTAGGTTTATAGATTCAATGACTGAAAGTTGAGAAgttcctctttgttctttttttttcttttttctgtaatgtAGAAAAGTTACTGGTTGTGAGTGAAAAAATACTGGTTTAAATATCTGATTGTAGAGAAggtgagagtgagaaagagagagagagagagacacacagacagagagacaga
Protein-coding sequences here:
- the PMS1 gene encoding PMS1 protein homolog 1 isoform X3 — encoded protein: MKQLPAATVRLLSSSQIITSVVSVVKELVENSLDAGATSIDVKLENYGFDKIEVRDNGEGIRATDAPVMAIKYYTSKINSHEDLENLTTYGFRGEALGSICCVAEVSITTRTASDIFSTQYVLDGSGHIISQKPSHLGQGTTVTALRLFKNIPVRKQFYSTAKKCKDEIKKIQDLLISYGILKPDLRIVFIHNKAVIWQKTRVSDHKMALMSVLGTAVMGNMESFQYHCEESQIYLSGFLPKHDADHSFTSLSTPERSFIFINSRPIHQKDILKLIRHYYNLKCLKESTRLYPIFFLKIDVPTADVDVNLTPDKSQVLLQNKESVLIALENLMTTCYGSLPGTNENNKTDVSSADMVVSNPTETDVLFNKMESSGNNYPNVDTSAIPFQSDVHNDESGENTNYCLSHQLPVDDYYNDNFNSENSYIDKNTRNTFQEIPVNNLSCEDAQKECSEPCFVGSVKHTQSENGSKSDRDESGKNEEAAGPKKSLEICADDWSKGNTLKNSVGENIEPVKILVPQESSACKLSNNTSPSPEQKTLSEGSCNKKTNVVDNKSGQLTAYDLISNHVIKKPMSARALFVQDHRAQFLTEKLEDATAQIEELWKTLSEEEKLNLFNGSHYLEILCKMTTDDQRYSGSTYLSDPRLTANGFKIKLIPGVSIAEDYLEIEEMANCLPFYGVMDLKEILNAILNKNATEVYECRPRKVISYLEGEAVRLSRQLPMYLSKEDIQDIIYRMKHEFGNEIKGCVHGRPFFHHLIHIPETT